The nucleotide window AAGTCCATGGTTCCCATCCGCGAATGCTTGGCCTCCGAAATTTATACCTTGAAATTGTCGCACCATAGCTACACCTGTACAATCAATATTAACAATGCTATCTCCATAAGTGACCATCATGTACACACCGCCATACCCATCAGGGACAAAATACCATCCTTTTTCCTTGCAACTATCTGGAATTTGGGGTGTTGATACCCAAACTGTATCCCCCCTTTTTCCCATTTTGTATTGTTTCTCGATTTCTGGATAGGACGTGAAATATACAATACTATCCCCCTCAGAAGTTATGGTGAAGAATATTTTTTCTCGTTGCGTAGTAATGATATTCCCGAATACGTCTACAGTTCTGGAGAAATTCCCACCAGCATAATAGTTTATATAAAGTCGCTCACCACCTTTCCTCATCGTATAGAGAGAATAATGGTCAGATTCAACAAAGCTTGAGTCGATGGCACGCTCCCACACAACTACCGCCCCGCTGTCGTACCGCGCTGCTCGCAGGTCGTGGCGATTCGGTGCACCGGGGTAATTAAACCCTCCATCAGTCAACGCAAGCAAGAATCCACCATGGTTATCACTTACAATTGCCCCATACTTCAATCCACTTTCTGGTCCTATGAGCTTCACACCACCATTTCCCCATCGAACAACTCCGTTACTGTCAATACGTTGAACGTAAATGGCGTTGTTAAACCAGCGACCACTTTGCGGATCTTGGAAACCTTCACGATGATCGTACCAAAAGAATATAACGCCGCCACCACCATCACTGACCCATCCGCCCCAATTGTGGCTGTATGGCGTTTGAAGAAATGTGATAAAGCTGCTATCGTTATAATGCACTTCATTTGGTGTTACCCATTGTTTAAGTCCATAAGGATCGAGCTTCTGTGCAAAGATGTAACTATCCAGTGCACCGAGGATGATCGAGCTTCCGTCGGTGAATGGCACAATACCAGGGAATAAACCAGGACAAACATATAAAGCACTATCAGTACTTGTAGATGTTGACCATTGTGAATACGAATTGAAATGAAATAAAAATAAGAGTGTTAATATTATTTTACCAGTTATACTCATTATTTATTAAAGTAACTTTCCAACTTAATCATTATAAATGTAAGCTCAATTTAGTAATAACGCGATTTTTTCGCAAAATATTTGTTCCAGTAACAGAATTGGTATTAATATACGAGAACACTTAGTCCGTCAACCGATGGACACATAGCAGTATTTGGACACTTTATTAAAGAGCCGTCATTAGCCAACCGTTATTGCAAGTCCACCAGTTAAACGATGGACGAAGCCTGCTCGCCGCAGGCAGGCAGTCTGATAATCTGAATTATTTTAGAAAAATCAGATTGTTTCCGTCGCTGTCTAAAAAGTAAAATATACTGTCTGTCTGAGCTTGTCGAAGGTTTGATTTTGCTCACTTTCACATTTCGACAAGCTCAATGTGACTGGATCTCGTACTTATTGGACAGCCCCATAGCAATGACAATCAAGCAACACGCTCTTACAATTTCGTTGAGGAACGGTTAAATTATTACTTACTGCCTTCTTTCCAATGCTCAGAATCAGTAGAAACCAGATACATGTTCAACTGACGTATCGCATTCTTGTACTTAACATTTATGCGAATATCGATTGCCTGGTTATTTACAGAGCCATCAGGATTTGTAACAACTTCCACTCCTTCGACTTTCCCAAACTCGAGCATTTTTGCCGGACCACCGGTATTGTGCATCAGGAATTTCTGTATTGCCGACTGAATCTGGTCACGACTTGACTGCTCGTTTGGAACGAATGTACGTCCGTTCAGATAATGTAGAACAACTTTAGCAATATACTCATCGCAGCGCTTTACTGTGTACTGGTCCATACCTTCATCGCCCAGACCGCTCGCTAAGTATAAAGTATCTACACCCCAGAATACAAGACCTTCATAGAAAGCTACTGGGATAAGAGCTTTATTGAACTTCATCTGCTGACCGCCGCGGATGTTCCACTTCATTTCTAACGGTGAGCCATCGGGCGTGGGTAATTTTATCTCGTGCGGTTTGTTCGCTTGTGCTATATGGATACCTTCCTTTATATCGCCTTTGTATATCTTACCGGCAAGAATTCCTGCGGGGTTAATATAAAAATCTCCTAGCTCTTTCTCGAACCGATTTGCACGACGAATTCTAAGCGGATTAGCAACCACAGAAATGTGTTGTTTTATCGGGTCTGTTGATTTCAATTCAGCTAAGTCGCCACCAACATCGAACAACTCTTGCGCTTCTTTTATTGACATATCCGGGAATCCGCAGAAGAGATGTGCCATACTGTGGTTTGCAAGTTCTCCATACTTAGCTAATTTTGCTTCGCTTCCGGGCCAATCAGGAATTACAAACATACCGATTAAGCTTTTCATATCGAAGTTTTCCCGGTTCGGAAATCTTGCAGCAAGACCCGTTTCAGGATCCATTATTGCATTGAAATCACGGTCGGCGTGCGCATTTACTATCGAGACATAAGCTACGGCTTCACCCGGGTTGAGGCGCGATTCATAGAAAAACGTGTCGAGTTCTCTGTATGTTTTTTCCAGCCCGCGTTGTTTTGCAAAAACTGCTGCCATGTTTTGTTGGAATACTTGAGAAACCATTTCACGTCTTTCTTTTACACGAGATCTCAGAGTTGCAAGGTCGGCAGCACCGGCGAGCATATCTTTAAGTACTTCTAACCGCTTAAGATAAACATATCCCGCGTTTACATCGGCTTTAGAGCGTGTTATCTTCAACGGTTTTGCAACAGATTCCTTAGAAGTTTGCATATTCTCCATCGGGAAATCTTTTGCAGAGGGTAGAATCTTAAGTGCAACTCCGTCGGGAAGCAATGACCCGGTTTTTGGAGCAAGTATAGCAGCGAGTTCATTCGTTTTTATAGCTACAGCAGTTGTTTCACGAACCTGAGTTTTATCTTTTTCATCTGGCATGGTTCTATCCTTTCATGATATTTATTTGTTCATATTTATTTAAAAGCTTTGAGTGCAAATTTCGCACCTTTACCGCCGGCTTTATAATCTAATTCTCCAACTTTTATTTCAAATGATTCAAGCGTTGGCAATTGAGGCTCGATGGGATTTTTTAATGCCCAGCGTGATATGAACGCCTTCTTGATTTCGAAAGCATAGTTATCTTTTATATCATCACCATGACATTCGATTGTACCGCTTGTTAGTATGTTCTTCCTGCCATCTTCGTTAGTTGCCATACCAAACGCTTCTACGATTGCATTGTTACTTGCATCACGGGTAATGTTTATTGTAGCAGCGAAAGTCGGTTCTCTGTATATGCCGCGTGAATCACCGGGCGTTTCGATTCGCACTCGTACTTCTTGAACATTAGGGATTGTAACCCCGTTTAGTTTTATTGCATAATCTTTTATCATTTTATTATCTCCTTTCCTTTACTTGCGTTTAAATTCAGGGACACTGAATGTTTTAGATTTTCCACCGCCTGACAGCGACATTTTACCGACTTTAAATTTTATCGTTTCGTACATATCGGTATCTTCGGGTGGTTGATGGAATTCCCAACTACTTATGTATGCTTCCTTCATCTCGATTGTGTATGTTTCTTTAAGCTCGGCATCCTGCAACACAATCGTTCCATCGATTATCTTTAATCGACCGTCTTCATTAGTGGCAAGTTTAAAAATTTCACTTGTCGGGGTGTTGCGTGCCCGCCTGTACAATTCTACTGTTGCGGCACAGGTCCGTCCATCATAATCTCCTCTTGGACCGACGGGTGTGTTGATATTCAGAGTCACACCTTCGACTTCGTCTATCTTGACCCCGCTGATCTTTACAGATTTTGGTTGTGGCATAGTTATTCTCCTTAAGAAATATTGTTTATAGTTTATTTATTAATTATTTAGTTAATCTCCACCGAGAGATTCTAATTTTACATCTTCGATCAATTTTTTCATCCGCTCAATTTCTGCCTCGAGGGTTTGGATTAAAGCTTCTTTGTTGTTCTGGAAGAGTTGAGCTACCTTTTGATCTTTTAAACGCTCCTGTAAATCCTCTAATGCAAGATACGAAAGCTGCTGGTCGAGTAAAACTCGTTCGCCCTCGGAAGATTTTGCTTTTACGGCAATGTTCTCAGCCCCGAAATCGTCCATTATCTGGGATGGGTCTTCGCCGTAGTTCATAGTTATAGATGCGGTTGATTCTTCGACCTTATCGGCTCCTAACTTGTCGAGCTTTTTAATTTCGAGGTCAACTTTAGGTTTGAAGTTGGCTGCAACCTCAGCAACCGAACCGCATTCTACGGGTGTGCAATCTTCACCGGCAGTCTCAGGATTAACCGAAGCGATTATTGTGGTGAAGTTACTGTTAAGTTCAGCAACTCCCGGTGCAGCATTTGTGGGAAGTATTCGTCGAGCTTTGTCGACATCTTGTGTTTTACCCATGGTTATTCCTTTATTTTTGTTGTTAGATAATTTTTTATTTGATACTTTCTTTCCAAATAATTTTTGTATCCATCTTTTAATCAATGACAACATCTAAGATAGAGTCCTTGTTAGTTATTAATATTTTCTCTGGGATATACATACCTCCTTTCTCTTGTCGGCGCTTCAGAATTTCAGTCGCCATTACACTTGCTAATTCCGTATCTATAAAAGTAGTGATTGAACGGGCTCCGAATTCTTTCTGATAACCGTTCTTTACAATAAGTTCTCTCGCTTCCGGCAGGAGTTCAATATTAACAGGATGACCGCCTGGTGATTTTGAAAACTCCTGACTGTACGAAGCCAATTTTTGGTCAACAACTCTATGTACATCTTCAGGTTTGAGGAATTTGAATACCACGACTTCGTCCATACGTTTAATAAATTCGGGTCCAAGGTGCCGTTTGAAATGGTCGAGTGCTTTCTGTGCCTGTTGGTTTTCATCAACATTGGCAACATCGATATCAACTCCGGTAAAACCGTAATTGGATGTTAGAATGAATACCGTGTTCGAAAAATTAATCGTATGTCCCTGACTATCAGTCAATCTCCCCTCATCAAAAACTTGTAGGAACAGGTTACACACTTTTTTATGTGCCTTATCAATTTCATCCAACAACACCATTGAATAGGGTCTGCGGCGAATGGCTTCCGTTAAAACGCCACCTTCTTCGTAACCTACTAATCCAGGATCGGCACCTACAAGCCGGCGGCTTGTGTGTTCGTCAGTATATTCAGACATATCCAAACGGACCAACTGTTTAGAGCTGGCATACAATTCAATTGCAATCTGTTTAGCAAGATAAGTTTTGCCAACACCCGAAGGACCGATAAATAAGAAGATTCCTCTTGGGCGGACAGAATCACGGAAAGGTAGCGACATCATACGTAAGCGTTTTGCAATTGTGCTGATTACCTCATCCTGACCAACAACATCTTTCTTGAGAATATCTTCAATACCTAACAATCGCGCAGATTCATCTTTAAAAATTTTATCAACAGGAATTCCTGTCTTCTCTCCTACTGCCACGGCAATATCTTCGTTTGTAATGATTGCATCGGGGCGTTCACCTAAAACATTCGCAAGCCGAACACGTGCTAATGTGTTATCGAGTACCTGAATTGCTTTAGCCGGGAATTGATTATCGCCGATATATCTGCCGGACAAACTAACAATCGTTTCGATCTGGTCGTCGGGAACTGTGGCTTGATGATGTTTCTGAAATTTCTCTCGCACTCCTTTTAATATAGTAACTGTTTCCTCGTGAGTCGGTTCGGGGACATTCACTCTTCCGAATCGACGGGTAAAGGCAGGATCCTTTTCTATGTGTTTTCGATACTCGGCATAAGTCGTTGCACCGATCAACCACAGTTCACCTCGCGCCAGAGCCGGCTTGATTAAATTTGCCGCATCGAGCGCACCCGATGTTTGTCCTGCGCCCATGAGAGTATGAATTTCATCAACAAATAGTATCGTGTTTCCTTTGTGTCCTGAGATTGCTTTGATAATCGCTTTCAATCTTTCTTCGAACTCACCGCGATAGTTTGCACCTGCTAATAACAATCCGACATCGAGAGATAAAATTTTCTTACCGTTGAGAACTGGTCCAGCTTCACCCGCTGCTATTTTAACTGCGAGTCCTTCAACGATATGAGTTTTACCAACACCGGCGTCTCCGATGAGTATGGGATTGTTTGTCATTTTTTGAGAAAGAATCGTTGTAATCTGGCGAATCTCACTCTGCCTGCCAATGACGGCTCCTAATTTACCGTCCGTCGCCTGCTTAACTAAATCGATGCAGAACTTGGAGAGGACATCTTCTTTTTCGGACTCACCGAGAGTTACAGTGGCAAGTTCTTTCTCGCCTTTTGTAAAATTCTTATACTCATAAGGAGTAATTGCACAATCCCAGATAACTTCGGTTAGCGGGTCGTTCTCGATTTCAACAACGGCAACCACTAAGTCTCTCCAGCTAACATCTTGGCTATCTTCCCTTTTTGCTTTTTCAAAACAGATCTTCATACGAGGTGAAGCTTCACGCGTGTCGCTGGTTGCAGACCTTGGTAAATCCTCCATCCTCTTTTTTATTACACCCTGAACATGAGCTTTAGAAATTTTTTGCGATTCTAAAAACTCAACAAAGCTTGCTTCGTTCACCTGAAGTTCTACCCATAAAATATGTTCAGGTTCCACCTTTTGGTGTCTAAGAACTTTTGCTTCTTCTTGAGCTTTCAGAAGATTAGACTTACACCTTTCATCAAATTTCATATACTTCCTCTTATTTTTATGCCATGTTTCATTTTATTCTAACGTAACAGTAACATTTTCTTAATTGAAGTGTAATTACCTGCATTCAATTTATAAAAATAAACGCCACTTGTCAAATTTATTGCATCAAATTCTACAGAT belongs to Bacteroidota bacterium and includes:
- a CDS encoding ATP-dependent Clp protease ATP-binding subunit, whose translation is MKFDERCKSNLLKAQEEAKVLRHQKVEPEHILWVELQVNEASFVEFLESQKISKAHVQGVIKKRMEDLPRSATSDTREASPRMKICFEKAKREDSQDVSWRDLVVAVVEIENDPLTEVIWDCAITPYEYKNFTKGEKELATVTLGESEKEDVLSKFCIDLVKQATDGKLGAVIGRQSEIRQITTILSQKMTNNPILIGDAGVGKTHIVEGLAVKIAAGEAGPVLNGKKILSLDVGLLLAGANYRGEFEERLKAIIKAISGHKGNTILFVDEIHTLMGAGQTSGALDAANLIKPALARGELWLIGATTYAEYRKHIEKDPAFTRRFGRVNVPEPTHEETVTILKGVREKFQKHHQATVPDDQIETIVSLSGRYIGDNQFPAKAIQVLDNTLARVRLANVLGERPDAIITNEDIAVAVGEKTGIPVDKIFKDESARLLGIEDILKKDVVGQDEVISTIAKRLRMMSLPFRDSVRPRGIFLFIGPSGVGKTYLAKQIAIELYASSKQLVRLDMSEYTDEHTSRRLVGADPGLVGYEEGGVLTEAIRRRPYSMVLLDEIDKAHKKVCNLFLQVFDEGRLTDSQGHTINFSNTVFILTSNYGFTGVDIDVANVDENQQAQKALDHFKRHLGPEFIKRMDEVVVFKFLKPEDVHRVVDQKLASYSQEFSKSPGGHPVNIELLPEARELIVKNGYQKEFGARSITTFIDTELASVMATEILKRRQEKGGMYIPEKILITNKDSILDVVID